In one Streptomyces sp. NBC_01288 genomic region, the following are encoded:
- a CDS encoding CU044_5270 family protein — protein sequence MDEMTQVREPRAGAPVPDRGRLVAGRTRLTESARAGGRHQVLWRRREFVIVAVVAAVTAVAVTVTVLLSGTAPGSRKVEPAGTPNVSLKGLSAAQLLERAADLVEKEPDSAVPRADQWIYTLQMSEAPVAAVTEMPSWIRYDGTATASEDIARKGQRPQLIVTPMHLENGGEGDDRSPREMCRVLTALPAGGEQTVKFLRHKNAIADQKGRTQAQSDYTGISVLLGAHLMTSKGLASLYRALATLPGGEVTDQLVKDAAGRRVIVLTYVRSGALKSGEADQWLFDPQTYRITGTRMLLDGTVVGGSSTAAWAVVDKAGERG from the coding sequence ATGGACGAGATGACGCAGGTGCGCGAGCCGCGCGCCGGAGCGCCGGTGCCCGACCGCGGACGGCTCGTGGCGGGACGTACGCGGCTGACCGAGTCGGCACGGGCCGGCGGGCGGCACCAAGTGCTGTGGCGGCGCCGGGAGTTCGTGATCGTCGCGGTGGTGGCGGCGGTCACCGCCGTGGCCGTCACCGTCACCGTGCTGCTGAGCGGGACCGCCCCCGGCAGCCGGAAGGTGGAGCCCGCCGGCACGCCGAACGTGAGCCTGAAGGGGCTGAGCGCGGCCCAACTCCTGGAGCGGGCGGCCGACTTGGTCGAGAAGGAGCCGGACTCCGCCGTACCGAGGGCCGATCAGTGGATCTATACCCTCCAGATGTCGGAGGCCCCCGTGGCGGCGGTGACCGAGATGCCGAGCTGGATCCGCTACGACGGCACCGCGACGGCGTCCGAGGACATCGCCCGCAAGGGACAGCGCCCCCAACTCATCGTCACCCCCATGCACTTGGAGAACGGCGGGGAGGGCGACGACCGTTCGCCGCGCGAGATGTGCCGGGTCCTGACGGCGCTGCCCGCCGGCGGTGAGCAGACCGTGAAGTTCCTCCGGCACAAGAACGCCATCGCCGACCAGAAGGGGCGGACCCAGGCCCAGTCGGACTACACCGGGATCAGCGTCCTCCTGGGCGCCCATCTGATGACGTCCAAGGGGCTGGCCTCGCTCTACCGCGCGCTCGCGACCCTGCCCGGCGGCGAGGTCACCGACCAGTTGGTGAAGGACGCCGCCGGGCGCCGGGTGATCGTCCTGACCTATGTCAGGAGCGGCGCCCTGAAGTCCGGGGAGGCGGATCAGTGGCTGTTCGACCCGCAGACGTACCGGATCACGGGGACGCGGATGCTCCTGGACGGCACGGTCGTCGGCGGTAGTTCGACTGCGGCGTGGGCGGTGGTGGACAAGGCCGGCGAACGCGGCTGA
- the dapD gene encoding 2,3,4,5-tetrahydropyridine-2,6-dicarboxylate N-succinyltransferase: MTDTTAPRTTGAVAAGLATVAADGTVLDTWFPAPELSARPGPAGTESLSAERAVELLGEGAAKAIGPDVRRGVEVIAVRTVIASLDDKPLDAHDVYLRLHLLSHRLVKPHGQSLDGMFGFLANVAWTSLGPVAVDDVEKVRLNARAEGLHLQVTSIDKFPRMTDYVAPKGVRIADADRVRLGAHLAEGTTVMHEGFVNFNAGTLGTSMVEGRISAGVVVGDGSDIGGGASTMGTLSGGGNVRITIGERCLVGAEAGVGIALGDECVVEAGLYVTAGTRVTMPDGQIVKARELSGASNILFRRNSVTGTVEARPNNAVWGGLNEILHSHN; the protein is encoded by the coding sequence ATGACCGACACGACCGCACCCCGCACCACCGGCGCCGTTGCCGCCGGGCTCGCCACCGTCGCCGCCGACGGGACCGTACTCGACACCTGGTTCCCCGCGCCCGAACTGTCCGCCCGACCCGGGCCCGCCGGTACGGAGAGCCTGTCCGCCGAGCGTGCCGTGGAGCTGCTCGGTGAGGGTGCGGCCAAGGCGATCGGCCCTGACGTCCGCCGGGGCGTCGAGGTCATCGCGGTCCGCACGGTCATCGCCTCCCTCGACGACAAGCCGCTCGACGCGCACGACGTCTACCTGCGCCTGCACCTCCTCTCGCACCGCCTGGTCAAGCCGCACGGCCAGAGCCTGGACGGCATGTTCGGCTTCCTCGCCAACGTCGCCTGGACCTCGCTCGGCCCGGTCGCCGTGGACGACGTCGAGAAGGTGCGGCTGAACGCGCGCGCCGAGGGCCTGCACCTCCAGGTGACGTCGATCGACAAGTTCCCGCGCATGACGGACTACGTCGCCCCCAAGGGCGTCCGCATCGCCGACGCCGACCGGGTCCGCCTCGGCGCGCACCTGGCCGAGGGCACGACCGTCATGCACGAGGGCTTCGTCAACTTCAACGCCGGCACGCTCGGCACGTCGATGGTCGAGGGCCGGATCTCCGCCGGTGTCGTGGTCGGCGACGGTTCGGACATCGGCGGCGGCGCGTCCACGATGGGCACGCTGTCGGGCGGCGGCAACGTCCGCATCACCATCGGCGAGCGCTGCCTGGTCGGCGCCGAGGCGGGTGTCGGGATCGCGCTGGGCGACGAGTGCGTCGTCGAGGCCGGTCTCTACGTCACCGCCGGCACCCGCGTCACGATGCCCGACGGCCAGATCGTCAAGGCCCGCGAACTCTCCGGCGCCTCCAACATCCTCTTCCGCCGCAACTCCGTCACCGGCACGGTCGAGGCGCGCCCGAACAACGCGGTCTGGGGCGGCCTGAACGAGATCCTGCACAGCCACAACTAG
- a CDS encoding SigE family RNA polymerase sigma factor: MNAEGLESFRDFVDNRSSALLKTAVLLCGGDLHAGEDLLQNALAKAAGRWQRIDEPEAYVRRILYRQQVSRWRLKWRRREVSVAEPPEAGAGVDAAAAAELRLVMRQALSRLTARQRTVLVLRYFEDLPEADVARLLGCSVGTVRSTTHRSLARLRVLAPELAALGLADVELQPSRDYSPVEVRP; this comes from the coding sequence ATGAATGCCGAAGGGCTGGAGAGTTTCCGGGACTTCGTGGACAACAGGTCGTCGGCCCTGCTGAAGACGGCCGTGCTGCTCTGCGGGGGAGACCTGCACGCCGGTGAGGACCTGCTGCAGAACGCCCTGGCCAAAGCGGCCGGACGGTGGCAGCGGATCGACGAACCCGAGGCCTACGTACGGCGGATCCTCTACCGCCAGCAGGTCAGCCGCTGGCGCCTGAAATGGCGCAGGCGCGAGGTCAGCGTGGCCGAGCCGCCCGAGGCGGGCGCGGGTGTCGACGCGGCCGCCGCGGCCGAACTGCGCCTGGTCATGCGCCAGGCGCTGTCCCGGCTCACCGCCCGCCAGCGCACCGTGCTCGTGCTGCGCTACTTCGAGGACCTGCCCGAGGCCGACGTGGCCCGCCTCCTCGGCTGCTCCGTGGGCACCGTACGGTCCACCACCCACCGCTCCCTGGCCCGACTGCGCGTCCTCGCACCGGAGTTGGCCGCTCTGGGCCTCGCCGACGTCGAGCTCCAGCCGTCCCGCGACTACTCACCCGTGGAGGTGCGTCCGTGA